The DNA segment CCGTTAAGCGGAAAACTGTCACGGGATAGCGTGTTTTCGAGATGGTCAATTCAAACGCGCGATAAGAACGCGTTCGACCAGTCAATCGTGGCTGGTGTCTAGTGGCTAGTGGCTTTTGGCGGGGGCAGACGTGGCTTGTGATTTGTTTACAATCAATCAATGTCAACAGACGACAACTGGGGAAAGCGGGGCCTGAGCTCTGGGATTTGTCGCAGCGACTTTTGGACTGAAACGACTCGACAAAAACTCGACGACGACCACCAGCGCGTTTTGTGTTTCTGTTGCGTGGGAGATCTGCCAGGCGCTTTGTGTATCTTGCCTTTGCGCAGCGATCTGTTGcgctgtttgttgttggttttctTGATTTCTTTTGGACGAGCACACACACCGCAAATATGTCGACGCGACAGTCCCGCCGGATTGCGACCCggcgcaacaccaccattgTCGAGAGTTCGGAGGACGAGCTGGGCGACGGGTCCCCAAAAGTGaagcaggaagaggaggaggaggaatacACACCGGCACCGGTCGAGAAGAAAAGACCAGGTCGGAGGAGGACCACCACTACCGAACTTGCACCAGCTGCACCCGCCGAGACACCAGTGAGGAAAACCAGAGGACGCCCAAAGAAGAGTCTTGCGCCTGcggccccccccccttccgcGCCGCCTGTTATCGAGAGTACCGAGAATGTAAATCCCGACCAGTCGCTCGCCAGCGTAGCGGGTGCATCATCAGCTGTTGACGTCGACGATACCTCAGTCGGGCCCCCACCATCGACAGTGAAGAAGCCTGTCGCGGCAGCCGACGACACTGttggaccaccaccatccacaGCAAAGAAGCCCGCTGGAAGACCACGAAAGAGTGTCGCGCCCCGTACAAGCAAGACACCCACGCCGGCGCCTGAATTGAACGTTCCCACCCAATCTCCAAAGCCATCTGTGTCGCCATCAGTACAGCTCCTACGCGATGCCCCCCCGCTTACCGATATCACTTCTGCGACCAATAATGCCCCGCCGAGTTCACAACAAGACGATACCGTGATTGCGCCCATCAAACCGATCAAGCCCATGGATACAGtgctcgagaagccaatgGATATCATGATGAAGTCGCGCACAATGCAAATCCCCGTGATTCAAGATACCGGCCCAAAGCCGCGCATTGTCATCACTTATCTTGTGCTCACCAACTTCAAGAGTTATGCCGGCAAGCAGGAGGTCGGGCCTTTCCATGCTTCATTCTCCTCGGTTGTCGGTCCCAACGGTTCGGGCAAGTCCAACGTCATCGACTCCCTGCTGTTCGTGTTTGGTTTCAGAGCAAGCAAGATGAGACAAGGCAAGATCTCGGCCCTCATTCACAACTCGGCAAAGTACCCGAATTTGGAGTACTGCGAGGTCGCGGTGCACTTCCGTGAGGTGATGGACCTTCCTGGCGGAGGTCACGAAGTCATCCCAGACTCAGACCTGGTCATTTCCCGCAAGGCCTTCAGAAACAACTCCAGCGCCTACTACATCAACGGAAAGACCTCCAACTTCACAACTGTCACAACGTTGCTACGGGACCGCGGGGTCGATCTCGACCACAAGCGTTTCTTGATTCTGCAGGGTGAAGTCGAGTCTATTGCGCAgatgaaggccaaggctgccaacGAGCACGATGATGGTCTTCTCGAGTATCTTGAGGACATCATTGGCACATCCAAGTACAAGACACCTATTGAGGAATCAGCCGCCGAGGTCGAGACACTCAATGAAATCTGCTTGGAAAAGAGCGGTCGTGTTCAACacgttgagaaggagaagcagagcctcgaggacaagaagaacaaggctTTGGCTTTCATTCGTGATGAAAATGAGCTTGCCATGAAGCAGTCCGCTTTGTACCAACTCTACATCAGCCAATGCGAGGATAACCTAGCTGTCACAGACGAAGCCATCAGTCAGATGCAGGAACAACTCAacgccgagctcgagaagcaCAACGGCAGCGAGCAGATCATcaagcagctggagaaggctcACGCCAAGGGCAACAAGGAGTATGAGGCTCAAGAAAAGGAAACTCAGGCCCTGATCAAGGAGATGGCCAAGTTTGAGCAGGAGCGCGTCAAGTTCGAGGAGAAGCGGAAGTTCTTGGCCGATAAGCGTAAGAAGCTTGAGAAGACCATTGCCAACTCTGAGAACTCGGCAGAGCAGGCCGACCAGACCATTCAGGAATGCGCTGAGGATATCGAGAGGCGCGCGGCTGAGATCGAGAACATCGAAAGGtggatcaaggaggaggaggaagagttgaCCAAGATCCGCGACAGCCTCAAGGGCAAGACTCAGCACATGTCCGATCAGATTGCGGCAAAGCAAAAGTCACTTGAGCCctggaaggagaagatcaacCAGAAGCAATCTGCTATCGCCGTGGCGGAAAGTGAGTTGGCCATCTTGGAggaaaaggccaaggctggtggtgttgcgcttgaggagatggaggccaAGATTGTGGCTATTCAGGAGCTTCAGGCGGCCAAGGCGGAAGAGTTCAAAGCGTGCCAGGCTGAGAAGGATGCgctcaagaaggagggcaGAAGAGTGGTtgctgagctggaggagcttgctCAGGAAGAGCCAAAGTTCCGCGCTAAGCTGTCTAACCTGCGGCAAAAGGCGGACGAGGCTCGCTCAAGCTTTTCGGCTACCAAGACGCAAGGCAATGTCCTAACGGCGCTTATGCGCATGAAGGAGTCTGGTCGCATTGACGGCTTCCACGGGCGGCTTGGCAACCTCGGTGCCATCGACAAGAAGTACGACGTTGCCATCTCGACGGCTTGCGGTCAGCTTGACAACTTTGTCACGGACACTGTCGAGGCTGGTCAGCAGTGCATCGAGCACTTGCGCAAGACCAACTTGGGTCGCGGCAACTTTATGTGCTTGGACAAGCTAAGAGTCCGTGACTTCTCACCCATCAAGACTCCCGAGGATGCGCCCCGTCTGTTTGACCTGGTTCAGCCCAAGGATGAGAAGTTCAGACCTGCTTTCTACCATGCGCTCCAAGATACATTGGTTGCGGAAGATCTTGCCCAGGCCAACCGCATCGCCTATGGCGCCAAGAGATGGCGTGTTGTCACTCTGGCCGGCGAGCTGATTGACAAATCTGGTACCatgtctggtggtggtacgACAGTCAAGAAGGGATTGATGTCGTCCAAGCTGGTGGCCGAGATCAGCAAGGAGCAGGTGGACAAGGTGGAGGCTGATCGCGATGCCTTTGAGCAGCGATTCCAAGAGTTCCAAGATCATCAACGTGAGCTGGAGGCTCGTCTTCGTTCCCTCAAGGAGCAGATCCCACAGCTTGACACCAAGATGCAGAAGATCAACCTCGAGATTGAGAGTTCATCCAGGAACTTGGCGGATGCTCAGCGCAGAATTAAGGAACTCAGCAAGGAGCACCAGCCTTCCCAGACAGACGACAACCGGGTTGCCGTCTTGCAAAAGGAGATTGCCAAGCTTAacaaggagattgagaagctCCATGGCGAGACTTCTAGTGTCGAGGATGAGATTAAAGAGCTGCAGGACAAGATTatggaggttggtggtgagaagctCCGGCAACAGCGCACCAAGGTGGACAACCTCAAGGATGAGATTCGTTCCCAAAACGAGGAGGTCTCCAGCGCCGAGGTCcgcaaggtcaaggctgagaagcAGAAGGTCAAGCTCGAGAAGGACCACGCCAAGGCTTCTaaggagctcgaggctgCCAATCGGGACCTGGAGAgactcgaggaggagattgagaacCAGGGCACCAAGGCTGAGGATTACACCACTAGAGTCGAGGAGGCTAAGGAAGCTCTtgctgccaagaaggaggaactTTCCACACTCAAGGCCGAACTTGACGAGAAGACCGCCGAGTTGAACGCCACCCGTGCCGTCGAAATCGAAATGCGCAACAAGCTCGAGGAGAACCAAAAGGTACTCAAGGAGACGCAAAGGCAGCTTGCCTACTGGGAGAATAAGCTATCCAAGCTCTCGCTTCAAAACATTGAGGACCTTGAGTCCGGCCGACCTTCCCAGCCTGTGATCCCCCAGTCCCGGCCCAAGACGCCAGGtaacgaagacgaggaagaggatgccgAAGGCGAACCCGAGCTCGACGCCGAGGGCGACTCCCCCATGGGCGATGCCACCGACTCAGACGACGAAGACCCTGCCGCCCAGCTCCAAGCCGAGGCGGAAGCCACCTTCCTCGGTTCCGGCCGCGGTCCTAATCCTGCCTCCAACCCACTGGAGCTCCCACGCTATACCCGCGATGAGCTCTCTGACATGTCAGAAAAGACGCTCAAGGGCGAAATTGCCGTTCTGGAGGAAAAGACCCAGAACGTCAATGTTGATCTTGGTGTCCTGGCTGAGTACAGGCGCAGAGTAGAAGAGCACGCCGCCCGCTCCCAGGACTTGGCTTCTGCCGTTGCTCAAAGGgatgccgccaagaagaGATGTGACGACCTCCGCCGGCTGAGGCTGGAAGGTTTCATGGAGGGcttctccaccatctcgcTCCGTCTCAAGGAAATGTACCAGATGATCACCATGGGCGGCAACgccgagctggagctggtcgACTCCCTCGACCCCTTCTCGGAAGGTATCCTCTTCTCGGTCATGCCCCCCAAGAAATCATGGAAGAACATCTCCAACTtgtctggtggtgagaagaCGCTTTCTTCGCTTGCGTTGGTGTTTGCGCTGCATCATTACAAGCCTACGCCGCTGTATGTCATGGACGAGATTGATGCCGCGTTGGACTTCAGAAACGTGAGTttttccttcctctcctccccttccgcAACAGTTTGTTCTAACAGTAATACAGGTCTCGATTGTGGCGAATTACATCAAGGAGCGCACAAAGAATGCTCAGTTTATTGTTATCTCGCTGAGGAACAATATGTTTGAGCTTGCGGCGAGACTGGTGGGTGTTTACAAGGTAAATCACATGACTAAGAGTGTTACTATTGAGAATAAGGAGTATGTCAAggggcggcagcagcagcaacagtcgTCGCAGCAGCCGGCGCAGTCCCAGAAGGGAGGGACGGAGCAGACGACGAGGGTGTTTGGGCcggggatggcgaggagggaggagagcggGAAGGAGCCGGAGCGGTTGGGGAGCAGTAGTAGTGCGAGTAGTAACTTGACCCATCGGCCGAGgtaaagggggggtgggggggtgggatttTGGTTGGATTAGGTcaagatggatgggtggctttgcatgggatgggttgggtatgatgatgttgcatggatgggaaaggggtgtTGTCTTTGTGTAGTTGTGATGTGTTTATGAAATGACTTTTTCTGTTTGTTACACACTGGGATGGTTGGTTTGTTTGGGCTTGTGTGTTGTTAAGTCCGTTTGACTTTTTGCCGGCCTGGTGTTCTTCTCTCTGCTGGGGATGATTGTTAGTTActccatgatgatggcatGCTCCGATGTCAGTCAGCACATACGACCACAAGCAGCTGAAAatacgggatcccgtccgctctcccctagtcaAACAGCTGACTGCCGgactagtactcaggtgggtgaccactggggaatccctggtgttgtatgttttgcTTCCTTTTTGAAATCTTATATGCTGTAGTCCGTCTCACTCAGACACCCCTCCTCTGAGGCAGCTGCCGTACAGGCTCGGGAGGTTTATAGGTCTGGCTTTCTTTACTTTGGCTAGGTTGGCCGGGGTTTGGGTGCTGTGTCATGATCTTTTGCTGCTGATTTGGTCACCAAGAACAGGCCCTGCAACAGTGAGTACGTATCGGCGTATTATGGCATGACTACGGTAGGATAGGGGAAAATTGATGGCCCCGTCTTTGTTGTAACATAATCCAGTAACCATCGGTAGTCATACAAAGATACATTACACCACTGTCCAGAACTCAGCGGAAGAGTGACGCGTTGGTGCAATCACACAGCTGGAGCGGTGACATGTTTGCCACACCAACTCATGTTTCGGATCGGCTTGAGTGGCTTGCGCCTATGTGGAATCAAAGATGAAAAGTCAACACAGCGATGACTCATTCAAGATTTAGACTTTCGATCAATGCCTAATAAATCCCAAAGACATCCTCTGACTTTGCTCCGTCTCCTACTCTGTCTTTCTTCATCTCCTACTCTCTCTTTCTGGCCCTGCTTCCCATCAACATTTCGGCCTCGATTGTACGCAATCCACCTAACCTCGCTACTTTTGCAGACCGAGACGCTTGATCGACCTTCATCGCAACCTGTTCTCTCATTCCGTCCATCCGAGATGGCGCCAAGTACAAAACCACGGCGTAACAAGGGCATGGGCATCCGCGACCAGGTAAAATTGCGGCCAGATCAGGAGTCCGACATTCTCCCTTCACCAATCCAGCAACTCGACAAAAGAATCGGGTACACCGACGCCATTGAAGAGTCGTTTGAAGAAGACTATGAGCAGTTGACCGGGGAGAAGCAGGGAGGTTCGGAGGCCGTTTGGGAATTTGCAAAAGGAGGCTCTTTTCAGAGCCGACTACGCCGCGTTGGCTTTCGCCGTCAGGCAAAGGAATTCGCGTACCGAGGATCTTGTAGCAGGAGGGGTTCTGGTGCCGCATTTTCTGAAACTGTGGTGTTTAAGACCTGCTGGGGAGACTGGTGAATATCCAATCTTCCGTGATGGcgtcagcaacaacaacagcaacaacaacagcaacaacaacaacaacaacagcaacaacaacaacaacaacaacaacaacaacaacaacaacaacaacaacaacaacaacaacaacagcgacaacaacaacaaacgtcacccaccccgccgccaccaccaccaccaccttgcaCGTCTTGAGAATCCTGACAAGCACCAAACCCCACCCTCACACCACTCGACATCATTTCAAAGGTCTGACACGATAAACCACCGCATTATTCCCGTGGTATCAAACCAGAAGAGTGCTCGCAACAAGATCTTGATTGAACGGTGTTCGACGCTTTATGGGGATGTGCTCTTCTATCCGGGGAAATACCTGGAGGGCGGCACTAGTTTCGGGATGAAAGGGATGTAGCGAGAAAGCTATTCTCTGTCTCCTCTAAGAGAACAATTCCAGATGACGCCAACTGGaacatggtggcggtggatcCAAAGCTGCATAGCTTTTGAGAGCGGGGTCTCTGCGCATATCGATGCTTGGGTGCAAATCGGATGGATGGCTCACGATGGGGAACGTCAAGGGTCAGGGAAGAGTACGATGCGGATCACGCTCGAATTCCATTGGATGCCTGTGGTAGACCGAAACGCTGTTGGAGAGACGATCGGGCACCTACAAAAATCGCGGGGGATAATGGCCAAGACATATGGCGATCATGTCGGGGAAGAATTAGGCTTTATTTCcggggagaggtggtgtgtGGATGTGGATTCGGAACATGTCAAGGAGAGAATGATGGCGTTTTGCATccggtggtgggtggttgtcATGACTGCTTTAGCTGGGGGGCCTGGGGCCTATGATGCTGTGCCGGATAGCCCGCCGGGTCGGTTTCTTGAAGATGGGAGATTTAAAGGGATAGAGCATGACCTGCCGGTTATCCAGTTAGGTCCTAATCTTGACTGGAATAAGCTCTGGCTGACCACCTGGGTGGTTTTACTGCATGTGTGTGTATCGTTAGGCTCTGGGTTGGGTATAGTTGATGGACTGGCCAATAGATCATACACTGGAACCAGCTAAACAGGAAAAGAGAGATTGTGCGTGTGAAGAGAAGTAGCTCGATACCAAGATGCGGACTGTTGTACTAAATTGATTGTCAAGTATGCGAATTTCATAAGCCGGCACAACTGCATCTTTGGGTGGACTACTGACTCCCTTGGTAGGTACCTATGCTTTTCACAAGCCCAGTTTAGTATGACAGAAACATTCTGTGACTCCTTGTCAAAGCGTATTCAGTGAGTTTCAGATGTGTGTTGTTCATTATGACTTGATTGCTTTGGCACCGTAGGTAAGGATGGCTTTAGCTTGGCTACCCACCTTATgattcctcttttttttctttttttctttctttcttttttttttttttttgagtGGACAAACAGGCCATGATAGTCCAAGCGAGCATTCCACGTCAGATGGGCAACGACAAACAATGCCTGTCATGGGTGCAAGTAGAGCTCAACAGTTCGTCTTGAAAACCCAGCCGCTCTGAACCTTTGGGGACCGAAAATGATTtcctctcccatcatcatcatcatcatcatcatcatcatcatcatcatcatcatcatcatcatcatcatcatcatcatcagaccTGGCCTCGGCGGAACTTTCTTGAAGTCTTCAGCGCTCTCTTATTCAACCAGGCATTAATCAAGTCTCACGGACCAGTGTGCGCGGTTCCTCTTACCCAAAACACTGGCGCTGAAATCACGGATTCTACCGCTTTTTGACCAAACTGTAGAGGATTTGGTTTAAAAAACAGCAGGTCAATCCTAGAGTCAAACCCGGCAGCTCTACCCGCTTTGAGAGAGTGGGTTCTTGAGCGGGCTGATAGcgtcccctccatctccccaagaaccagggaggaggctggaTTCTCTTTGCAGGTTGAATTTGGCACTCAAAGGACGACCCCAAGCGGGCCGGCGCCTCCAATCGTTTCAGCGACTTTCGCCGCCCCGACGCAATCAATCCCTCGGCCCTTTCCTCCCAGTGGACAAAGTTGAATATCATTTGGAGCCGATCGATGGGCTGGAGAAATGGTCGGAGGACAACTCTGCCACACTCACCAGGAAGCCCGAGGAAAGAGTTCAGGAAGTTCGGTGACCGAGAGGCCGCAGCATTTGCTGATGGTCAATGTCCACCTTCTCAAGCAGACCCTGCGGAGCTCCGAAAGAGATATTGCGACCTTCCTTCAAGGCACCATTCCGACACCGTATATGGTTAAGCTGTGTAAGTTCCCCTATTTTGTAGCCCGAAATATGCGTGACAATGAGGTGGAAACTGCGACTAGGGCATTGAGGTGTAATTATCACGGGTCTTGGTTATTCGGAAATGTCTTTTAACCATCTCAGCTACCAACGCATTTTGCTTCAAAGCCCGGCGTTTTTATTGGTCTTTCCCAAACATGGGAAAAAGACCATGTCTTCGAGAATCAAAAGCGGCGTTCTCAACCCTGAGAAGAGTCGCGAGTCGATCGGTGTCACCTCAGGGCAGGTCGGAaactggggggggggaggtggggggggggtctgactgaagaagctggaggcaCCAGACGACTCCGTCTACTAACCCTGCCACGCCGACCGAAgcctccccagcccagccggAGTGAGGGAAAATAGACCGGCACAACCTCCCGAGCCAGCACGGCAGTTGCCTCGGAGGCCCCCTATGCCTCCTTTTGatcctcctgcctctccagcGAAGATAGCGGAGCGGACAGCGAcggcgacagcgacagcgacagcgacagcgacagccaTCGAGGGACAACCTCGCGAGGAAgcgtcaacaacaacggcagcAGGCGCTGGGGGCGAGGGCCTGCGAGAGACTGACGTGAACGTCAGCAGGTTTGCGGCCGGGCCCGACAATGGTTAGTGAGCGGAGCTGTCTTATGCTTTGGAAATTAACAGATGCCAGTAATGGAGTGTGGAAGTAAAGGATGGACAAAAACCAAGGCATTTTCTGTATGTAACAAAGGGGTTCGAGACCTGGGAGCAAGATTTTATTCTCAGACGATTTAGCGAAGTGGTGGTTTAATAGAGCATATGTCCACAGCGAGCAAGGTTTCCTGATTTCTGCTGCCCTCATCAGTGTAACCTCTCATGCACGTCACCACACCCAAGTTACTCTTAATCATCCAAACCTTCTGGTtattccttcttcttcctctcatATTTTACTAACTATCCGTTGTTTACATACAACtattccctccccccaacatATGTATGTacaccccttccctttcccccttcaTGTTATGTACAACCCTatcatctcccccccacccctgaTCACCATCAACTCAAACCTCAAAAAAACACACATCCATGCAGGTATTattcccttctcttccccccctgtTGAAACTCAAAAACGCCAAATCATGTATGTCCCTAAAACTCAAACGCACAAAAACTAAAAACTTGGCTTTCTCGCTTCAAGGGTATTTTCCTCTTTGCTTCCCTATCCTTATCCATTTCCCATCCCGTATTGCTCTGTACCGTTCAATGTACCCAACCCTTGTAACCTACCACACAAAAACTCAAAAAGAAACCCGTAcccttcatcatccatccgTCATGTCTGTACCCATATCATCCCACCTGGTTCTTACCCCCGAAAGTTACTGTTCAGCTTCCCGATGctccccgcctccaccctcgCAAAGTCATGAATAGCCGGCAATTGCGGCggcctccccaaccccccatgcGCCGTCCTCGGCGAGCTATTCGCCGAATTCGACCCGCCACCCACCGACGGCCCGGCACTGTTAGGCTCAGACGAcaccgccgaggaggcgTTGGTCAGCGGCGGGGTAGGGTGAGAAAGCAGTGCTGACAAGCTCGCTTTTGTGCTTGCGCTTGTTGGATCACGGTTTCGACCGTCGGAATTTGGCGAGACAGAAAGGGCCCTGTTGGGAGGGCTGGCCGTGTGTGTTGTGATGATTGGACGcattggtggtggctgttggtgctgctggggtgGTTGGACTGGGGCGAGCTGGATCCCACCATTGAGAGCAAGTCTCGGGTCCGAGATGGCTTCTCTGGCCTTAGCTTGAAGCTGCCGAGATCGGGGAGAGCCAAGAGGTGCTATTCTGGGTGGTGATAAGATGGGGGTTGAGACAGATCCTGGCTGGGAGTAGGGGGCGTGGTGAGGCGGCTGAGATGGAGTTGGGGCGGGAAGAGGGAGCTGAggcggtggttgtggtggccGCTGCTGAGGCAGTTGCAATGGTGGAAGAGTGGGCGCTCTTTCTCGCTCGTACTGGTGATGATTTGCCGAGTGATATGGctgatgaggtggtggcggtggtggagggc comes from the Podospora pseudocomata strain CBS 415.72m chromosome 5, whole genome shotgun sequence genome and includes:
- the SMC4 gene encoding Structural maintenance of chromosomes protein 4 (EggNog:ENOG503NTYH; COG:B; COG:D), which produces MSTRQSRRIATRRNTTIVESSEDELGDGSPKVKQEEEEEEYTPAPVEKKRPGRRRTTTTELAPAAPAETPVRKTRGRPKKSLAPAAPPPSAPPVIESTENVNPDQSLASVAGASSAVDVDDTSVGPPPSTVKKPVAAADDTVGPPPSTAKKPAGRPRKSVAPRTSKTPTPAPELNVPTQSPKPSVSPSVQLLRDAPPLTDITSATNNAPPSSQQDDTVIAPIKPIKPMDTVLEKPMDIMMKSRTMQIPVIQDTGPKPRIVITYLVLTNFKSYAGKQEVGPFHASFSSVVGPNGSGKSNVIDSLLFVFGFRASKMRQGKISALIHNSAKYPNLEYCEVAVHFREVMDLPGGGHEVIPDSDLVISRKAFRNNSSAYYINGKTSNFTTVTTLLRDRGVDLDHKRFLILQGEVESIAQMKAKAANEHDDGLLEYLEDIIGTSKYKTPIEESAAEVETLNEICLEKSGRVQHVEKEKQSLEDKKNKALAFIRDENELAMKQSALYQLYISQCEDNLAVTDEAISQMQEQLNAELEKHNGSEQIIKQLEKAHAKGNKEYEAQEKETQALIKEMAKFEQERVKFEEKRKFLADKRKKLEKTIANSENSAEQADQTIQECAEDIERRAAEIENIERWIKEEEEELTKIRDSLKGKTQHMSDQIAAKQKSLEPWKEKINQKQSAIAVAESELAILEEKAKAGGVALEEMEAKIVAIQELQAAKAEEFKACQAEKDALKKEGRRVVAELEELAQEEPKFRAKLSNLRQKADEARSSFSATKTQGNVLTALMRMKESGRIDGFHGRLGNLGAIDKKYDVAISTACGQLDNFVTDTVEAGQQCIEHLRKTNLGRGNFMCLDKLRVRDFSPIKTPEDAPRLFDLVQPKDEKFRPAFYHALQDTLVAEDLAQANRIAYGAKRWRVVTLAGELIDKSGTMSGGGTTVKKGLMSSKLVAEISKEQVDKVEADRDAFEQRFQEFQDHQRELEARLRSLKEQIPQLDTKMQKINLEIESSSRNLADAQRRIKELSKEHQPSQTDDNRVAVLQKEIAKLNKEIEKLHGETSSVEDEIKELQDKIMEVGGEKLRQQRTKVDNLKDEIRSQNEEVSSAEVRKVKAEKQKVKLEKDHAKASKELEAANRDLERLEEEIENQGTKAEDYTTRVEEAKEALAAKKEELSTLKAELDEKTAELNATRAVEIEMRNKLEENQKVLKETQRQLAYWENKLSKLSLQNIEDLESGRPSQPVIPQSRPKTPGNEDEEEDAEGEPELDAEGDSPMGDATDSDDEDPAAQLQAEAEATFLGSGRGPNPASNPLELPRYTRDELSDMSEKTLKGEIAVLEEKTQNVNVDLGVLAEYRRRVEEHAARSQDLASAVAQRDAAKKRCDDLRRLRLEGFMEGFSTISLRLKEMYQMITMGGNAELELVDSLDPFSEGILFSVMPPKKSWKNISNLSGGEKTLSSLALVFALHHYKPTPLYVMDEIDAALDFRNVSIVANYIKERTKNAQFIVISLRNNMFELAARLVGVYKVNHMTKSVTIENKEYVKGRQQQQQSSQQPAQSQKGGTEQTTRVFGPGMARREESGKEPERLGSSSSASSNLTHRPR